The Aliiroseovarius pelagivivens genome contains a region encoding:
- a CDS encoding THUMP domain-containing class I SAM-dependent RNA methyltransferase → MNTDNLEIFLVAPPGLEPVLADEARAAGFPTPTVSPGGVTTRGNWSEVWRANLTLRGATRVLVRLGEFRAFHMAQLDKRARKFPWGDVLRPDEPVRVEAVCKRSKIYHHKGAAQRVERAISETLGAPISKDAALVIKVRIDDNLVTISLDSSGESLHKRGHKTATGKAPMRENLAALFLRAAGFDGETPVLDPMCGSGTFLIEAAEMSAGILPGRDRSFAFEKLASFDARAFQNLKGSDAPGLPENVRFFGSDRNAGAIANSRKNAESAGVAAVCQFTEASISDIERPDTEPGLIIVNPPYGARIGNKKLLFALYGTMGKVFLERFKGWRVAIITSDGGLAKATGLPFLPPGPPIDHGGTKVKLYQTAPLR, encoded by the coding sequence ATGAATACCGATAATCTTGAGATTTTCCTTGTCGCCCCCCCCGGTTTGGAGCCGGTCTTGGCGGACGAGGCCCGCGCAGCTGGCTTTCCCACACCCACGGTCAGCCCCGGCGGCGTCACGACGCGTGGTAACTGGTCCGAGGTCTGGCGCGCCAACCTGACGTTGCGCGGCGCGACCCGCGTACTTGTCCGACTGGGCGAGTTTCGCGCGTTCCATATGGCACAGCTTGATAAACGTGCACGCAAGTTTCCGTGGGGCGACGTTCTGCGCCCTGACGAACCCGTACGCGTCGAGGCCGTCTGCAAACGCTCGAAGATTTATCACCACAAAGGTGCTGCCCAGCGGGTCGAACGCGCGATTTCCGAAACTCTCGGCGCACCGATCAGCAAAGATGCAGCGTTGGTGATTAAAGTTCGGATCGACGACAACCTTGTGACCATCAGTTTGGACAGCTCGGGCGAAAGCCTGCACAAGCGCGGCCACAAAACTGCGACCGGCAAGGCGCCGATGCGCGAGAATTTGGCGGCGTTGTTCCTGCGTGCCGCAGGCTTTGACGGGGAAACGCCGGTTCTGGACCCAATGTGCGGATCGGGTACTTTTTTGATTGAGGCCGCAGAGATGTCGGCTGGAATTCTGCCAGGTCGTGATCGCAGCTTTGCCTTTGAAAAGCTTGCAAGCTTTGATGCTAGAGCTTTTCAGAACTTGAAAGGTTCAGATGCACCAGGTTTGCCGGAAAATGTTCGTTTTTTCGGGTCCGACCGGAATGCCGGTGCCATTGCCAACAGCCGAAAGAATGCCGAAAGCGCCGGTGTGGCGGCCGTATGTCAGTTCACCGAAGCATCGATCAGCGACATTGAACGTCCCGACACCGAACCCGGCCTGATCATCGTGAACCCGCCTTACGGGGCGCGGATCGGCAACAAGAAACTGCTCTTCGCGCTCTATGGCACGATGGGCAAAGTATTTCTGGAGCGGTTCAAAGGGTGGCGCGTGGCGATCATTACCTCGGATGGTGGATTGGCCAAGGCGACGGGCCTGCCGTTTCTGCCCCCCGGCCCCCCTATCGATCATGGCGGGACCAAGGTGAAGCTGTACCAAACTGCACCGCTTCGATGA
- a CDS encoding amino acid ABC transporter ATP-binding protein, with amino-acid sequence MKQTNIAVQMTGVSKWYDDFQVLRDISLTVDVGEKLVICGPSGSGKSTVVRLLAGLEAHQEGDIHLQGGTMNAQKPGDIGMVFQSFNLFPHLSVLDNLTLGPVKALGLSRAKAEDRARRYLDRVRIPEQADKRPSQLSGGQQQRVAIARALCMEPKLMLFDEPTSALDPEMIAEVLEVMEDLAADGMTMICVTHEMGFARRVADRIAFMDGGEIVEVGAPEQVFKAPKSERFALFLDKILKH; translated from the coding sequence ATGAAACAGACAAACATCGCTGTTCAGATGACGGGCGTCTCAAAATGGTATGACGACTTTCAGGTGCTGCGGGATATTTCACTGACCGTTGATGTCGGCGAGAAACTGGTTATTTGCGGTCCGTCCGGATCCGGAAAATCTACTGTTGTGCGTTTGCTTGCCGGGTTGGAAGCTCATCAGGAAGGCGATATCCACTTGCAGGGTGGAACGATGAACGCGCAGAAGCCTGGCGATATTGGTATGGTGTTTCAAAGCTTTAACCTGTTTCCACATCTATCGGTTCTGGATAATCTGACGCTTGGACCGGTGAAGGCACTTGGCTTGTCACGCGCCAAGGCCGAGGACCGCGCACGGCGGTATCTGGATCGGGTACGCATCCCAGAACAGGCCGATAAACGCCCATCCCAACTGTCTGGCGGCCAGCAACAGCGTGTCGCCATCGCACGTGCTTTGTGCATGGAACCCAAGCTAATGCTGTTCGACGAACCGACATCTGCGCTGGATCCCGAGATGATTGCAGAAGTCTTGGAGGTCATGGAGGATCTGGCCGCCGATGGAATGACGATGATCTGTGTAACGCACGAGATGGGCTTCGCGCGGCGCGTCGCGGATCGGATTGCCTTTATGGACGGGGGCGAGATCGTCGAGGTAGGGGCGCCAGAGCAGGTGTTTAAAGCACCCAAATCTGAACGTTTCGCACTTTTCTTAGACAAAATTCTTAAGCATTGA
- a CDS encoding AAA family ATPase, which produces MQTDDLLGDVEDLGSKLAEARKMVGRKIMGQDRVVDLTLAAILAGGHALLIGLPGLGKTRLVETLGTVMGLHDGRIQFTPDLMPSDILGAEVLEESDSGARSFRFIKGPVFCELLLADEINRASPRTQSALLQAMQEHEVSVAGHTHDLGEVFHVLATQNPLEQEGTYPLPEAQLDRFLVQIDVDYPDRDAERDILLATTGTEDASVSPIFSRAELIAAQTLLRRMPVGESVVEAILDLVRACRPDDPSAPQIVRDNVSWGPGPRATQALMLLARARALLDGRLAPGIDDIHALAAPVLSHRMALGYAARAEGIDLPDVIGQTVASVLQTEVAA; this is translated from the coding sequence ATGCAGACGGATGATTTACTGGGCGATGTGGAAGACCTTGGCAGCAAACTTGCCGAGGCGCGCAAGATGGTTGGTCGCAAAATTATGGGCCAGGATCGTGTTGTGGATCTGACGCTAGCTGCCATTTTGGCCGGTGGGCATGCTTTGCTGATTGGTTTGCCGGGGCTGGGCAAGACCCGACTGGTCGAGACCTTGGGGACGGTCATGGGGCTGCATGACGGGCGCATCCAGTTCACGCCGGATTTGATGCCCTCTGACATTCTGGGGGCCGAAGTGTTGGAGGAAAGCGACAGCGGCGCGCGGTCGTTCCGTTTCATCAAAGGTCCGGTGTTTTGCGAACTTCTGCTAGCTGACGAGATCAACCGCGCCAGCCCACGCACCCAGTCGGCGTTGCTTCAGGCGATGCAGGAACACGAGGTTTCGGTCGCGGGGCATACCCATGATCTGGGCGAGGTGTTCCACGTGCTGGCCACGCAAAACCCACTAGAGCAAGAGGGTACCTATCCTTTGCCCGAGGCGCAGCTGGACCGGTTTCTGGTGCAGATTGATGTGGATTATCCGGATCGTGATGCCGAACGGGACATTCTGTTGGCCACGACAGGGACCGAGGACGCAAGCGTTTCGCCTATCTTCAGTCGCGCCGAGTTGATCGCCGCGCAGACGCTTTTGCGCCGAATGCCCGTGGGCGAAAGCGTCGTTGAGGCTATCTTGGATTTGGTCCGTGCCTGTCGCCCCGATGATCCCAGCGCGCCGCAGATTGTGCGCGACAATGTCAGTTGGGGGCCGGGCCCTCGTGCCACGCAGGCGCTGATGTTGCTAGCACGGGCGCGAGCGCTCTTGGATGGGCGCTTGGCACCGGGGATCGACGACATTCACGCGCTGGCGGCTCCGGTTCTTAGTCATCGTATGGCCTTGGGCTATGCCGCACGGGCCGAGGGGATAGACCTGCCTGATGTCATCGGGCAAACGGTTGCTTCTGTACTTCAAACAGAGGTCGCGGCGTGA
- a CDS encoding DUF4159 domain-containing protein produces the protein MSVLGIGFTAPLLFLGLIALPVIWWLLRAVPPSPRKQVFPAVTLLLGLEDKTAQADRTPWWLLLLRLLAVAAMIIGFAGPVLNPDDTPGRSGRLLIFVDDFWPAASDWSERVQVIETRLEKAQASARPVAILMASSVGRTDVDQSTVWQAADAWRSSLPGLSPVAWDAEYAGDEDWSQALGRTDILWVSDGVQRVGRPELISHFEQVGQLEVLEPASARLGLLPATLDGGDVVLPVLSSGPGPIDALTIEALGPDPEGVERVLLSVPVTFESEAGRADLRMTVPSELRNRIDRLQIADHRAAGAVTLADDSLRRRRVALLNTVGEREGLELLSPLHYLREALATTAETVELPALSELIKAGPDVIVLPDVASFSDADRDALTDWVTQGGLLLRFAGPQLASADLGQGLEDTLLPVRLRAGGRVVGGAMSWGDPRALAPFPENSPFFGLPVPNDVQIEAQILAQPGPDLAERTIATLSDGTPIVTRRALGAGQVVLFHVSANAEWSSLPFSGLFVQMLERLAVSSQGSARDGVALEGSTWVATHVLDGFGQVSPQDAAAGVPGPKLADPAGPDLAPGLYADGDRVQAVNVLRSDSVLERAEWPTHITPRWQIEDTRKEFGPWLLALALMLGALDVLLTLWLAGRLLPAARKVATGAIVGLSMLAMPHLADAQTDTSPSVLDAASIVTLAYVQSGDPAVDQVAQAGLLGLSDQLFLRTSVEPARPVGIDIEVDDLSVYPMLYWPLIDTTPIPSPDAILRLKRYLAAGGLILFDTRDAGTGGDSAASRRLRAVALPLNLPLLDQVPSDHVLTRSFYLLQEFPGRNRGPVWAEAPPLDAERAEGMPFRNLNDGVTPVIVGGNDWAGAWAIRDDGRPMFPVGRGQAGERQREMAVRFGINLVMHVLTGNYKSDQVHVPALLERLGE, from the coding sequence GTGAGCGTTCTCGGCATAGGTTTTACCGCGCCCTTGCTTTTTCTGGGGCTGATCGCACTGCCGGTGATCTGGTGGCTGCTGCGTGCCGTGCCACCTTCGCCCCGCAAGCAGGTTTTCCCGGCTGTCACGTTGCTTTTGGGGCTGGAAGACAAGACGGCTCAGGCGGATCGTACCCCGTGGTGGCTTTTACTTTTACGACTTTTGGCGGTGGCTGCGATGATCATCGGATTTGCTGGGCCTGTTCTTAATCCGGATGACACGCCGGGCAGGTCTGGACGGCTTTTGATCTTTGTCGATGACTTCTGGCCCGCTGCATCGGACTGGTCTGAGCGAGTGCAAGTGATCGAGACCCGGCTTGAGAAAGCGCAGGCTTCTGCACGTCCAGTAGCGATCCTTATGGCAAGTTCTGTTGGGCGTACCGATGTCGATCAAAGCACCGTTTGGCAGGCTGCGGATGCATGGCGATCCTCGTTGCCGGGACTGTCTCCGGTGGCGTGGGATGCGGAGTACGCTGGGGATGAAGATTGGTCACAGGCGTTGGGCCGCACAGATATTTTGTGGGTTTCAGACGGTGTTCAACGTGTGGGACGCCCTGAGCTGATTTCACATTTCGAACAAGTGGGCCAACTCGAAGTCTTAGAACCGGCCTCGGCTCGGCTTGGCCTTCTGCCCGCTACATTGGATGGCGGGGATGTGGTGCTTCCGGTCCTGAGTTCCGGTCCCGGCCCCATCGACGCACTTACGATAGAAGCGCTTGGTCCTGACCCGGAAGGGGTCGAGCGTGTGTTGCTGTCAGTCCCTGTGACGTTCGAAAGCGAGGCTGGCAGGGCCGACCTTCGGATGACCGTCCCAAGCGAATTGCGCAACCGGATCGACCGTCTGCAGATTGCGGATCATCGGGCTGCCGGGGCTGTGACCCTTGCCGATGACAGCCTGCGCCGCCGCCGGGTTGCGCTGTTGAATACAGTAGGTGAGCGCGAAGGGTTAGAGCTTCTGTCGCCGCTTCATTACCTGCGCGAGGCGTTGGCGACTACCGCCGAAACGGTCGAGCTGCCCGCATTGTCTGAACTGATCAAGGCGGGCCCTGATGTAATCGTCCTGCCGGATGTGGCGAGCTTTTCGGATGCGGATCGAGATGCCCTGACCGATTGGGTTACCCAAGGTGGGCTGCTGTTGCGGTTTGCGGGGCCACAACTGGCGTCTGCGGATCTGGGGCAGGGGCTGGAAGACACCCTACTGCCGGTGCGGTTGCGTGCTGGCGGGCGGGTGGTCGGTGGCGCGATGAGCTGGGGCGACCCGCGCGCGCTGGCGCCGTTCCCGGAAAACTCGCCCTTCTTTGGACTGCCCGTCCCGAATGATGTGCAGATCGAGGCGCAGATACTGGCCCAGCCCGGCCCGGATCTGGCCGAGCGTACGATTGCCACCCTGTCTGACGGTACCCCGATCGTAACCCGACGTGCGCTGGGTGCAGGGCAGGTGGTGTTGTTCCATGTCTCGGCCAATGCAGAGTGGTCCTCGTTACCGTTCTCGGGGCTGTTCGTGCAGATGCTGGAGAGATTGGCGGTGTCGTCTCAAGGCAGCGCGCGTGATGGTGTCGCGCTGGAAGGAAGCACTTGGGTGGCGACACATGTTTTGGACGGGTTCGGGCAGGTGTCACCGCAAGATGCTGCGGCAGGTGTGCCGGGGCCAAAATTGGCGGATCCCGCCGGACCTGACCTTGCGCCGGGGCTGTATGCAGATGGTGATCGGGTGCAGGCGGTGAATGTGCTGCGATCTGACAGCGTGCTGGAGCGCGCCGAGTGGCCCACGCATATTACGCCGCGCTGGCAGATCGAGGATACCCGGAAAGAGTTCGGCCCGTGGCTGTTGGCGTTGGCGCTTATGTTGGGCGCGCTGGATGTTCTGCTGACGCTTTGGCTGGCCGGTCGCCTGCTGCCAGCCGCGCGGAAGGTCGCGACGGGGGCGATTGTGGGGCTTTCCATGCTTGCCATGCCGCATTTGGCTGACGCGCAGACCGACACCTCGCCCAGCGTGTTGGACGCGGCCAGCATTGTCACATTGGCCTATGTGCAAAGTGGTGATCCTGCTGTGGATCAGGTGGCGCAGGCCGGTTTGCTGGGCCTGTCCGACCAGCTTTTTCTGCGCACCTCGGTCGAGCCTGCGCGCCCTGTGGGGATCGATATCGAGGTTGATGACCTCTCGGTCTATCCGATGCTTTACTGGCCCCTCATCGACACGACACCGATCCCCAGCCCCGATGCGATCCTGCGCCTGAAGCGTTATCTGGCAGCCGGGGGTTTGATCTTGTTTGACACACGCGATGCTGGCACCGGGGGGGACTCTGCTGCCAGTCGCCGCCTGCGCGCGGTGGCGCTGCCGCTGAATTTGCCGCTGTTGGATCAGGTGCCGAGCGATCACGTATTAACCCGCAGCTTCTATCTGTTACAGGAATTTCCCGGCCGCAATCGCGGCCCTGTCTGGGCGGAAGCCCCGCCTCTTGATGCCGAACGGGCCGAAGGCATGCCCTTTCGCAATCTGAATGATGGCGTGACGCCGGTGATCGTTGGCGGCAATGACTGGGCTGGGGCCTGGGCTATCCGCGACGACGGGCGGCCAATGTTCCCTGTCGGACGCGGGCAGGCGGGTGAAAGGCAGCGCGAAATGGCGGTGCGGTTCGGCATCAACCTTGTGATGCATGTGCTGACCGGAAATTACAAATCCGATCAGGTCCATGTGCCCGCGCTTTTAGAAAGGCTCGGGGAATGA
- a CDS encoding amino acid ABC transporter permease, with protein MTFRTIALLAPILLLSACSAAPGTWGWYILDPTTDTGWTNIRFLMRGFTSTIQVSLLAAVASIIIGLLVALPAFAQNRWLRLPNRIYVEFIRAIPLLPMLFWVFYGLPVVMRGMGISISIDPFWGAVITLALSDSAFTAEIFRAGIQAVPRGQAEAAQTIGLSRAKAMRYVILPQAVRRILPPLANQFIYIVKMSAFASVIGMQELTRRANELVVTEYRPLEIYTLLILEYLVLVLIISAGVRWLERRMGADESR; from the coding sequence ATGACTTTTCGAACAATCGCTCTTCTCGCGCCGATCTTACTTCTATCCGCCTGCTCGGCTGCGCCCGGAACGTGGGGCTGGTATATTCTTGATCCCACAACAGACACCGGATGGACCAATATCCGCTTTCTGATGCGAGGATTTACGTCGACCATCCAAGTTTCGCTTCTGGCGGCGGTGGCGTCGATCATTATCGGGCTTCTGGTGGCGCTTCCCGCCTTTGCGCAGAACCGCTGGTTGCGCCTTCCCAATAGAATCTATGTCGAGTTCATCCGTGCAATCCCGCTGTTGCCGATGCTGTTTTGGGTCTTTTACGGCTTGCCTGTCGTGATGCGCGGTATGGGGATCAGTATCTCGATCGACCCATTCTGGGGGGCTGTGATCACTCTGGCCTTGTCTGACAGCGCCTTCACCGCCGAGATCTTCCGTGCGGGTATTCAGGCTGTCCCCCGCGGTCAGGCCGAGGCCGCCCAGACCATCGGACTGAGCCGTGCCAAGGCAATGCGTTATGTCATCCTGCCGCAAGCGGTACGGCGCATCCTGCCGCCGCTGGCCAACCAGTTCATCTACATCGTGAAAATGTCGGCCTTTGCATCCGTCATCGGGATGCAGGAACTGACCCGGCGCGCGAACGAACTTGTGGTGACGGAATACCGTCCGCTCGAGATCTATACGCTGTTGATCCTAGAATATCTGGTGCTGGTCCTGATCATCTCGGCCGGTGTGCGCTGGCTGGAACGACGCATGGGGGCGGATGAAAGCCGCTAG
- a CDS encoding transporter substrate-binding domain-containing protein, translating into MNFLRTLGAGLLALTTLTGAASAQSALNEVLSGGVLKVGTTGDWNPMSVRDPATESYKGYDIDVMTELAKDLDVELEFVPTDWKTLVNGIVAGNYHMTGSASISPSRMKVAGYSDPYISVQIMPFTTNDKLAGFDGWDAINKPEVKVATTLGTSFEKMVKEWFPDADIKVVEAPARGYQEVLSGRADVFITSNIEGATLTQKFPQVTAIPVATPRAPTPIAMLLPQNDQVWINYVNSWIKLKQEKGFFDETAAKWGLK; encoded by the coding sequence ATGAACTTTTTGAGAACTCTCGGTGCAGGGCTGCTGGCTTTGACAACACTGACCGGCGCCGCCTCGGCACAATCCGCGTTGAACGAAGTCCTTTCGGGCGGAGTTCTGAAGGTGGGGACGACGGGTGATTGGAACCCGATGTCGGTGCGTGATCCGGCGACCGAGAGCTATAAGGGGTATGACATCGACGTCATGACCGAACTTGCCAAAGACCTTGATGTTGAACTGGAGTTCGTACCGACCGACTGGAAAACGCTGGTGAATGGCATTGTTGCCGGGAACTATCATATGACGGGGTCTGCCTCGATCTCGCCCTCGCGGATGAAAGTTGCTGGGTATTCGGACCCGTATATCTCGGTCCAGATCATGCCGTTTACCACGAACGACAAGTTGGCTGGCTTTGATGGCTGGGATGCAATCAACAAGCCTGAAGTGAAAGTGGCGACCACGCTGGGCACGTCGTTTGAGAAGATGGTGAAAGAGTGGTTCCCGGACGCGGATATCAAGGTGGTTGAGGCCCCGGCGCGTGGCTATCAAGAAGTACTCTCGGGCCGTGCAGATGTCTTCATCACCTCGAACATCGAAGGGGCGACGCTGACACAGAAGTTCCCGCAAGTGACAGCCATTCCGGTGGCCACGCCGCGTGCACCGACCCCGATTGCGATGCTGTTGCCGCAGAACGATCAGGTCTGGATCAACTATGTAAACAGCTGGATCAAGCTGAAGCAGGAAAAGGGTTTCTTCGACGAAACTGCTGCGAAATGGGGCCTGAAGTAA
- a CDS encoding DUF1285 domain-containing protein, with translation MTNSPSSGKAAGTRPFDADALSKAIGSEAGKSLPPVHLWTPEYSGEIDIRIARDGTWFHEGGEIRREALVRLFSSILKLEDGKYFLVTPVEKWGITVEDAPFVATDMTVTGEGRDQRLTFTTHVGDGVTAGPDHPLRLGCTFETPCPYVEVRAGLEALIDRKTFYRLIEQGVAEDHDGASWFGVWSDGQFFPLIPTDELR, from the coding sequence ATGACAAATTCGCCAAGCTCTGGAAAAGCAGCGGGAACTCGGCCCTTTGACGCCGATGCCCTGTCGAAAGCCATCGGGTCTGAGGCTGGGAAATCACTGCCTCCAGTGCATCTCTGGACACCGGAGTACAGCGGCGAAATTGACATCCGCATCGCCCGCGATGGCACTTGGTTTCACGAAGGCGGCGAAATTCGTCGCGAAGCTCTGGTACGGTTATTTTCATCCATCCTGAAATTGGAAGACGGGAAGTATTTCCTTGTAACGCCGGTCGAAAAATGGGGCATCACCGTCGAAGACGCGCCCTTTGTGGCCACCGACATGACCGTGACCGGCGAAGGGCGAGATCAGCGACTGACCTTTACCACGCATGTGGGCGACGGCGTGACCGCTGGCCCGGATCACCCCTTGCGACTGGGGTGCACGTTCGAGACCCCCTGCCCCTATGTCGAAGTCCGCGCCGGGCTTGAGGCTTTGATTGATCGCAAGACCTTCTATCGTCTGATTGAACAAGGCGTGGCCGAAGATCACGATGGCGCATCATGGTTTGGCGTCTGGTCCGACGGGCAGTTCTTTCCGCTTATTCCCACGGACGAGCTGCGATAA
- a CDS encoding DUF58 domain-containing protein gives MTAQGAPVQLRSRAEALAARLPPLLVAAQRLAQSVEMGEHGRRQSGQGEAFWQFRRAQPGDPSHRIDWRRSARSDRHYVQEKEWQAAHSVQIWVDPSPSLEFTSDAKLPEKRDQAQMIALALASLLLRGGERVGLLGSGHAPGRGQMALSRIADQVLRADAPLKDAFAVPRARQVVFSDFLAPLDATRAFVRAAQDRGQKGVLFQVLDPMEEVFPFHGRVLFQDVGGAIRHDTREAADLRARYLDRLARRKAELSELAKYAGWRFHSYHTQDPASAALLWLWNAIGGPK, from the coding sequence GTGACCGCCCAAGGCGCTCCGGTCCAGCTTCGGTCCCGTGCCGAAGCCTTGGCGGCGCGCCTTCCGCCCCTACTTGTGGCGGCGCAGCGCTTGGCGCAGTCGGTCGAAATGGGCGAGCATGGGCGGCGACAATCCGGGCAGGGCGAGGCATTCTGGCAGTTTCGTCGCGCGCAGCCGGGGGATCCGTCCCACCGCATTGATTGGCGTCGCTCGGCGCGATCCGACCGGCACTATGTTCAGGAAAAGGAATGGCAGGCAGCACATTCAGTTCAGATCTGGGTGGACCCGTCCCCGTCGCTTGAATTTACTTCAGACGCGAAGCTGCCTGAAAAACGCGATCAGGCGCAGATGATCGCGCTTGCGTTGGCGTCCCTGTTGCTGCGTGGCGGGGAACGGGTCGGTCTTCTGGGCAGCGGACACGCGCCGGGACGTGGGCAGATGGCTCTGTCGCGCATAGCCGATCAGGTGTTGCGCGCAGATGCCCCCTTGAAGGATGCCTTCGCAGTGCCCCGCGCACGGCAGGTCGTGTTCTCAGACTTTCTAGCCCCCCTAGACGCCACACGCGCTTTCGTTCGCGCCGCGCAAGATCGGGGCCAGAAGGGGGTTTTGTTTCAGGTGTTAGACCCGATGGAAGAGGTGTTTCCCTTTCATGGCCGGGTTCTGTTTCAGGATGTGGGTGGCGCAATACGTCATGACACGCGCGAGGCGGCGGATCTGCGTGCCCGCTATCTGGACCGACTGGCACGACGCAAGGCCGAGCTTTCCGAACTGGCGAAATATGCAGGGTGGCGGTTTCACAGCTATCACACACAAGACCCGGCAAGCGCGGCCCTACTTTGGCTGTGGAATGCTATCGGAGGACCAAAGTGA
- a CDS encoding DUF7408 domain-containing protein, translated as MSALSLQFAPGLPWLVIAILAVLASASLVVALWRGLPGWALRAVAALVLLAALCGPSLQQEERDPLTDILLVLEDDSASQSLSDRSAQSLQTREGMMAQIAARSSLEPVLRSLSDLAPEGDGADEGTRLMTALKKAVAELPANRLAGVVLITDGVVHDVQNTPGLSVPLHAMISGRATDWDRRLSAVDAPAFAILGEEIELRLRVETLGNTPDALPPAFLSVSHDGAPIADVPVIEGQDIVVPLTLEYAGRNLIHVTLPVEEGELTGRNNEVVIELNGVRDRLQVLLISGTPHPGTRTWRNLLKSDSAVDLVHFTILRPPDKQDGVPVSELSLIAFPTQELFIEKIDEFDLIIFDRYQLRGILPGGYLTSVRDYVRRGGAVLIAAGPSLASADSIARTGLSDILPAMPTGRLFEVPFQPDVTEDGQRHPVTRELSQHAPEGGWGPWMRHVEVTPHRGHVILSAADDAPLLVVDRSDEGRVALLASDHAWLWARGHQGGGPQLELLRRLAHWLMREPELEEEALSAVATDEGLLIRRNTMLSDLPEVTVTTPAGEDVAATLTQGTPGVFEAPFITDATGLFSVTQGELSTVVVRGAATSVEFSNPLARSDVIQPVLANTGGTAKRIENGLPSLRAVRTGQPASGNGWLGYTPREAYVTTAIRLRPLAPQWAMLLLAAVALVFAWLWEGRGGAVRRDI; from the coding sequence ATGAGTGCGCTGTCGCTTCAGTTCGCGCCCGGCCTGCCGTGGCTGGTGATCGCCATACTGGCCGTGCTGGCAAGCGCGTCGCTTGTGGTGGCTTTGTGGCGTGGACTGCCCGGTTGGGCGCTGCGCGCGGTGGCTGCGCTTGTGCTTCTGGCGGCACTGTGTGGGCCGTCACTTCAGCAAGAAGAACGCGATCCGCTGACAGATATTCTGTTGGTGCTCGAGGATGACAGCGCCTCGCAATCCTTGTCAGACCGCTCAGCGCAGAGCCTTCAGACGCGCGAGGGAATGATGGCGCAGATCGCTGCAAGGTCATCACTTGAACCAGTATTGCGCAGCCTTTCAGACCTTGCGCCTGAAGGCGACGGTGCGGATGAGGGGACGCGTCTTATGACCGCCTTGAAGAAAGCTGTGGCTGAGCTTCCAGCGAACCGTTTGGCGGGTGTGGTTCTGATCACGGATGGTGTTGTGCATGATGTACAGAATACGCCCGGATTGTCTGTCCCGCTGCATGCCATGATTTCGGGTCGTGCAACGGACTGGGATCGGCGGCTAAGCGCGGTGGATGCGCCAGCCTTTGCCATTCTGGGCGAAGAAATCGAGTTGCGCCTGAGGGTCGAGACCCTTGGCAACACCCCAGACGCGCTTCCCCCTGCGTTTCTTTCCGTGTCGCATGATGGTGCGCCAATTGCTGACGTGCCTGTGATCGAGGGGCAGGACATCGTGGTGCCGCTAACGTTGGAATATGCGGGCCGAAATCTGATCCATGTGACCCTGCCTGTGGAAGAAGGTGAACTGACCGGGCGTAACAACGAAGTGGTGATCGAACTGAATGGCGTGCGGGATCGTCTGCAGGTGCTTTTGATCTCGGGAACGCCACATCCAGGCACGCGCACTTGGCGCAATCTTTTGAAGTCTGACAGCGCCGTGGATCTGGTGCATTTCACAATTCTGCGCCCACCGGACAAACAAGATGGTGTGCCGGTGAGCGAGCTGAGCCTGATCGCATTTCCCACGCAGGAACTGTTTATCGAGAAGATCGATGAGTTCGATCTGATCATCTTTGACCGCTACCAACTGCGTGGCATTCTTCCCGGAGGCTATCTGACCAGCGTGCGCGATTACGTACGACGCGGCGGGGCGGTATTGATCGCGGCAGGGCCATCATTGGCCAGCGCCGATAGCATCGCACGCACTGGGCTTTCTGATATCCTGCCTGCCATGCCCACAGGGCGTCTGTTCGAGGTTCCGTTCCAGCCTGATGTGACCGAAGACGGGCAGCGCCATCCTGTGACCCGCGAGCTGTCCCAGCACGCACCTGAAGGGGGGTGGGGGCCGTGGATGCGCCATGTCGAAGTTACACCACACCGCGGCCACGTCATTCTGTCGGCTGCGGACGATGCGCCTCTTCTGGTGGTCGACCGCAGCGACGAGGGGCGCGTGGCCTTGCTTGCCTCGGACCACGCATGGCTTTGGGCGCGAGGGCATCAGGGCGGAGGGCCGCAGCTGGAATTGTTGCGCAGGTTGGCCCATTGGCTGATGCGCGAACCCGAGCTGGAAGAAGAAGCGCTGTCCGCTGTTGCAACCGATGAGGGGCTTTTGATCAGGCGCAACACGATGCTGTCCGATTTGCCCGAGGTGACTGTGACCACCCCAGCCGGAGAGGACGTGGCCGCGACGTTGACCCAAGGGACACCGGGGGTGTTTGAAGCGCCCTTTATCACCGACGCGACCGGGCTTTTCAGTGTGACTCAGGGCGAATTATCAACCGTTGTAGTCCGAGGCGCGGCGACCTCGGTCGAGTTCAGCAATCCCCTCGCGCGCAGCGACGTGATACAACCCGTATTGGCCAATACCGGTGGGACCGCGAAGCGGATTGAAAATGGTCTGCCCAGCTTGCGGGCCGTGCGTACTGGTCAGCCAGCCTCGGGGAATGGGTGGCTGGGCTATACCCCCCGCGAGGCCTATGTCACCACAGCGATCCGCTTGCGCCCCTTGGCACCTCAGTGGGCCATGTTGCTTTTGGCCGCCGTGGCTCTGGTTTTTGCATGGCTTTGGGAAGGTCGTGGTGGTGCGGTACGACGCGACATCTGA